CTTCTCCGAGGGAGATCGTAGCGGTTCAGGACAATCAGGTTGAAAATCCGGATACGCAGGTCGTTCCGCCGGGGTCTTCGGTCGGTAACAATATTGACGTTTATGTTTAATTTGGAAGTGCGATGATCCATTTTTTATTTTCTCTGATTTTGATGTCTCTCGTCGTGGAGTTCGTTTTCCCTTTGATTCATCCTGATTTTCATGTAGTAGGCGGCTGGCTCAATTCGATTATCGTTGTTGTCGCTTTCGTGATCATCAACACAATCCTACGACTTATATTGGTAATCATGACTCTTGGAATCGGAATCGTATTTTATTATCTGAGTTTGGGTTTGATTGGATTGATCATCAATGCTTGGGTGATCTTGATTATCGGGGATTGGTTTCCGGAAATGTTATCGGTGCCTGGTTTCTGGTATGCGTTTTTGGGGGGAATTCTTTTGGTTCTGGCAAATTACGCGGGCAAGACGGAGACCAAGGAAAAAACAAAGGAAAGAACGAATACTTAAAATCAAAACCTGTTCGAAAATAACTTGTAACGACATGGAACGAAGTTTCGAAACTAAGCGAAAGGTTATGAGATAGATCTTAGATTCTTATCGCTCTAAAATAATCTTGAAGAATGGAATCTACTTGTTCGTACGTGTGATAACCTCTTGTTAGGATTCCACTTTCAGATCCGTCCGAAAAGACTAAGCTCGGAAAAGCGCTTACTCCCAAGGAAAAACCGAAATAGAAGTCGTTTTTGGTTTCCATATCGGTGTCCTTATCTTCGAATACGGATTGAAATTTTTCGGAAGAGATTCCGAACTTCTCCGCAAGAAAAACAAAAGTCTGAAAGGAGGTCGGATCTTGGTTTTCGTAATAAAAGGATTTGGAAAGAGCATTCAAATAATCGAATGCTCTTTCGGGTTTTATTTTTTGAACGCT
The nucleotide sequence above comes from Leptospira weilii. Encoded proteins:
- a CDS encoding phage holin family protein, whose amino-acid sequence is MIHFLFSLILMSLVVEFVFPLIHPDFHVVGGWLNSIIVVVAFVIINTILRLILVIMTLGIGIVFYYLSLGLIGLIINAWVILIIGDWFPEMLSVPGFWYAFLGGILLVLANYAGKTETKEKTKERTNT
- a CDS encoding DsbA family protein; the encoded protein is MNPSESIRHSILYAVDPLCPWCYGFGPVLQKIREEYKNKIRFSLVLGGLRFEDGAQFLTPELSRILKHEWKDAESITKQLFQSKFLDRKDFRYDSFPACKAVISVQKIKPERAFDYLNALSKSFYYENQDPTSFQTFVFLAEKFGISSEKFQSVFEDKDTDMETKNDFYFGFSLGVSAFPSLVFSDGSESGILTRGYHTYEQVDSILQDYFRAIRI